In Parvivirga hydrogeniphila, one genomic interval encodes:
- a CDS encoding type IV toxin-antitoxin system AbiEi family antitoxin domain-containing protein, with product MNTNTGLTTLRFLESHEVFTLDDFMEAVGQGTSERTRYANLCNAVRRGQAYRIRRGLYASNIGAYRDRVPNVALVASKAAPDAVVSHHSALEAHGVAHSPLRTVYFTAPTKVSDFEVRGYRFHRVAPPDVSPELLCEFVTRVRVGDVLVPVTSRERTLVECLANVKLAGGLEELLRSLGGFTTMSADRAWRYAAALGSPTVAARLGWTLELFGDLWEPDARVLDEMRAFLGRGTYRLGDVRSPSRFVSRWRLYVPDGVPYEDWVRG from the coding sequence GTGAACACCAACACAGGGTTGACGACGCTCCGCTTCCTTGAGAGCCACGAGGTGTTCACTCTCGACGACTTCATGGAAGCCGTGGGCCAAGGCACGTCCGAGCGCACCCGCTACGCCAATCTCTGCAACGCCGTGCGCCGCGGCCAGGCATATCGGATCAGGCGCGGGCTGTACGCCTCGAACATCGGCGCCTATCGCGACAGAGTCCCCAATGTCGCGCTCGTCGCATCGAAAGCAGCACCGGATGCCGTCGTGAGCCACCACTCGGCGCTTGAGGCGCACGGTGTGGCGCATTCACCGCTGCGAACCGTCTACTTCACTGCCCCGACCAAGGTGTCGGACTTCGAGGTGCGCGGCTATCGGTTCCACCGGGTCGCGCCGCCTGATGTCTCGCCCGAGCTGCTGTGCGAATTCGTGACCCGCGTACGCGTGGGTGACGTGCTCGTGCCGGTGACCAGCCGGGAACGCACGCTCGTCGAATGCCTCGCCAACGTCAAGCTCGCCGGTGGACTCGAGGAGCTGCTGCGCAGTCTCGGCGGCTTCACTACGATGTCCGCCGATCGCGCGTGGCGCTATGCTGCTGCGCTCGGCTCCCCCACGGTGGCGGCTCGGCTGGGTTGGACGCTGGAGCTGTTCGGCGATCTTTGGGAGCCGGATGCTCGCGTTCTCGACGAGATGCGCGCATTTCTTGGGAGAGGCACCTATCGGCTCGGGGACGTCCGGTCGCCGAGCCGCTTCGTGTCGCGGTGGCGACTCTACGTCCCCGACGGCGTACCGTACGAGGATTGGGTGCGAGGATGA
- a CDS encoding DUF262 domain-containing protein, producing MAFQTPITIDRALQGITTHEYVLPAIQREFVWKPEQICAFFDSLMRRYPIGSFLFWEIPVADLGDYVFYDFIRAYHEQRSAHCPVVRSDELPTGKPVTAILDGQQRMTAINIGLRGSYARRLPRKSWNNPDAYPEKRLYLNIAAPAQDNDQKLAYDFRFLTEKEAKEGNAEDGAHWFLVPKIRELTDGTDSVGIFSYIQEAGLAADNKFAFQALDRLRQLVFQDGVISYYAVEDRELDNVLDIFIRVNSGGTVLSYSDLLLSIATAQWTERDARQEIHALVDEVNATGQGFGFTKDVVLKAGLVLSDIGDIRFKVTNFNQTNMHLLEQGWDTIGASLKLGAKLLASFGFSERTLGADYVLLPIAYYVRHRGLDETYLSSEAYASDRERLRAWVLRSLLKPGVWGSGQDTLLGALRKAIRDHGSAGFPVDQIEAAMAGLGKSLRFGAEEIDALLDLQYGKPRTFVTLSLLYPKFSFESEVHVDHVFPQKMFYKKSLAAAGVPQAHFDDYLALMNGLPNLQLLPGKANIKKQDMMPRDWIESLDSGSDEAQAAARREAYLTEHDLHGLPDSMLKFPEFYETRKARMRERLERLLGVR from the coding sequence GTGGCATTCCAGACACCAATCACCATCGATCGCGCCCTGCAAGGGATCACAACGCATGAGTACGTCCTCCCCGCCATCCAGCGTGAGTTCGTCTGGAAGCCTGAGCAGATCTGCGCGTTCTTCGACAGCCTGATGCGCCGATATCCGATCGGGTCGTTCTTGTTCTGGGAGATCCCGGTCGCCGATCTCGGCGACTACGTCTTCTATGACTTCATCCGTGCCTACCACGAGCAGCGCAGCGCCCACTGCCCGGTCGTTCGTTCTGATGAATTGCCGACCGGCAAGCCGGTGACCGCGATCCTCGACGGACAGCAGCGCATGACCGCGATCAACATCGGGTTGCGGGGAAGCTATGCCCGGCGTCTGCCGCGCAAGTCGTGGAACAACCCGGATGCGTATCCGGAGAAGCGTCTCTATCTCAACATCGCAGCACCCGCGCAGGACAACGATCAGAAGCTCGCGTATGACTTCCGCTTCCTCACGGAGAAGGAGGCCAAGGAGGGCAACGCGGAGGATGGTGCTCACTGGTTCTTGGTGCCGAAGATCCGCGAGCTGACTGACGGCACCGACTCGGTGGGCATCTTCTCCTACATCCAGGAAGCAGGACTGGCAGCTGACAACAAGTTCGCATTCCAGGCGCTCGATCGGCTCCGCCAGCTGGTCTTCCAGGACGGCGTGATCAGCTACTACGCGGTCGAGGACCGCGAGCTGGACAACGTGCTCGACATCTTCATCCGCGTGAACAGTGGCGGTACCGTGCTGTCCTACTCAGACCTGCTGCTCAGTATCGCCACCGCGCAGTGGACGGAGCGCGATGCTCGTCAGGAGATCCACGCGCTCGTTGACGAAGTCAACGCGACCGGTCAGGGCTTCGGCTTCACCAAAGACGTCGTGCTCAAGGCGGGGCTCGTTCTTAGTGACATCGGCGACATCCGGTTCAAGGTCACCAACTTCAACCAAACGAACATGCACCTGCTCGAGCAAGGTTGGGACACGATCGGGGCGTCGCTTAAGCTGGGAGCGAAGCTGCTCGCGTCATTCGGGTTCAGCGAGCGCACCCTCGGCGCAGACTACGTGTTGTTGCCCATCGCCTACTACGTCAGGCATCGCGGCCTGGATGAGACGTACCTGTCGTCAGAGGCGTATGCGAGCGACCGAGAGCGACTGCGGGCATGGGTGCTGCGTTCGTTGCTCAAGCCCGGCGTGTGGGGATCGGGTCAGGACACGCTGTTGGGGGCGCTACGCAAGGCCATTCGCGACCATGGGTCGGCCGGTTTCCCTGTCGATCAGATCGAGGCCGCGATGGCCGGACTGGGCAAGAGTCTGCGGTTCGGTGCCGAGGAGATCGACGCGCTGCTCGACTTGCAGTATGGCAAACCCCGGACGTTCGTGACTCTGTCGCTGCTGTACCCCAAGTTCAGTTTCGAGAGCGAGGTCCACGTCGATCACGTCTTCCCACAGAAGATGTTCTACAAGAAGTCGCTCGCAGCCGCAGGCGTGCCGCAGGCGCACTTCGACGACTACTTGGCTCTGATGAACGGCCTACCGAACCTGCAGCTGCTGCCGGGCAAGGCCAACATCAAGAAGCAAGACATGATGCCTCGCGATTGGATCGAGTCGCTCGACTCAGGGAGCGACGAGGCCCAGGCGGCGGCGCGGCGCGAAGCATACCTCACTGAGCATGATCTTCACGGCCTGCCCGATTCGATGCTCAAGTTCCCCGAGTTCTACGAGACTCGCAAGGCGCGCATGCGGGAACGGCTGGAGCGGCTCCTGGGAGTGCGGTAG